From Dehalococcoidia bacterium:
TGCGTCTCACGCTGCGCGATCTCCTCTACGGCCTGCTGCTGCCTTCGGGGAACGACGCCGCTGTGGCCATCGCCCGCCACGTCGCCGGCGACGTGCCCGCTTTCGTCGCCCGCATGAACGCGAAGGCGAAGTCGCTCGGCCTCGCCGATACGCATTTCACCAACCCGCACGGACTCGACGCCCCGGGCCACTATTCGTCGGCGTACGACATGGCTATCCTCGCTCGCTACGCGATGAAGAACCCACTCTTCGCCGAGATCGTGCGGACGAAGACCTGGCAGCCGCAGTGGCCGGGGCCGGAGCTCTGGAACGGCAACCTTCTCCTCTGGCTCTACCCCGAAAGCGACGGCGTGAAAATCGGCTGGACGGAGGGCGCAGGCCAGACGATGGTCGCCACCGCGGCGAGCGGCGGGCGGCGCCTCTTCGTTGCCCTGCTCGGCAGCCAGGACCGCTACACCGACGCCATAAGGCTGCTGGACTGGGGTTTTCAGCAGCCGGAGGAGGCGT
This genomic window contains:
- a CDS encoding serine hydrolase, with translation MGYVGRNRDNASFATLAAVAILASLLSIYWFTPISSGNPVVCDDCAPAPAISVSKAGAGGGSDAGAPAVGEISPVATPVISAKAGAIVDDRCGRLIFSKEAHRRLAPASLTKIAAAIVALEAADVNKLVDVDVDGFYYGDSTVMGLETGMRLTLRDLLYGLLLPSGNDAAVAIARHVAGDVPAFVARMNAKAKSLGLADTHFTNPHGLDAPGHYSSAYDMAILARYAMKNPLFAEIVRTKTWQPQWPGPELWNGNLLLWLYPESDGVKIGWTEGAGQTMVATAASGGRRLFVALLGSQDRYTDAIRLLDWGFQQPEEACNVGGW